In one Oryza glaberrima chromosome 2, OglaRS2, whole genome shotgun sequence genomic region, the following are encoded:
- the LOC127762389 gene encoding uncharacterized protein LOC127762389 yields MDTMRGALERARMLVGMEVDEESAPEEQSFFDDVTRNCALTTTQRLYGFAICLAAGLTCTFLSMLVFFNPVKFGVTFTLGNLMALGSTAFLIGPKRQFDMMLDSVRIYATAVYIASIIIALFCALFVHSKLLTLLAIILEFGALVWYSLSYIPFARSVVSKVMTSCFDTEF; encoded by the exons ATGGACACGATGAGGGGGGCGCTGGAGCGGGCGAGGATGCTGGTGGGGATGGAGGTGGACGAGGAGTCGGCGCCGGAGGAGCAGTCCTTCTTCGACGACGTCACCCGCAACTGCGCCCTCACCACCACCCAG AGGCTGTACGGCTTCGCGATATGCTTGGCTGCCGGATTGACGTGCACCTTCTTG TCAATGCTTGTTTTCTTCAATCCTGTGAAATTTGGGGTAACATTCACCCTTGGCAATTTGATGGCACTTGGAAG TACAGCGTTTCTTATAGGTCCCAAAAGGCAATTTGATATGATGCTTGATTCTGTGCGGATATATGCAACTGCTGTATACATTGCAAGCATCATAATTGCTCTATTCTGCGCTCTCTTT gTGCACAGCAAGCTGCTGACTCTACTTGCCATTATCTTGGAATTTGGTGCTCTTGTTTG GTACAGTCTAAGCTATATACCCTTTGCACGCTCGGTTGTTTCGAAGGTGATGACGTCTTGCTTCGACACTGAATTCTAG
- the LOC127764457 gene encoding protein SENESCENCE-ASSOCIATED GENE 21, mitochondrial-like gives MPRSAVAAGQLFSLGRRGYAAAAAAELQQRGSSMAARISAAEGGAGGAAAAAASKEIFWMRDPKTGCWVPENRFGDIDAAELRARLLSRKN, from the exons ATGCCGCgttccgccgtcgccgccggacaGCTGTTCTCGCTCGG CCGCCGGggctacgcggcggcggcggcggcagagttGCAGCAGCGCGGCTCTTCGATGGCGGCGAGGAtatcggcggcggagggtggcgccggcggtgcggcggcggcggcggcgtcgaaggAGATCTTCTGGATGAGGGATCCCAAGACCGGCTGCTGGGTCCCCGAGAATCGATTCGGCGACATcgacgccgccgagctccgggcGCGGCTGCTGTCGAGGAAGAACTAG
- the LOC127763671 gene encoding transcription factor bHLH68-like yields MGGFAYPFTPSPAWSRDAVFAGSPWAAGGVSSLADALVSYGAVDDEEAAFLGKTAASSPSTARLHEQQQLLLEAELLRHGDGLGFAAMDDDGGAAMLGALEPCAMPLTDSGGPPVICSSSSNDSSGSEHSAAMPAGGGFLVGEQQQHVPPAAYAAGGVLPSMAAGEETPQSFGFGSLFNGDLLQEANVSKYHHHQQQQQLGVVPSSQPHHLNDDIDFNTGKLLSFASGQQHVTPSIDSLQIDQKEFSSGLHHLNLSSLISGPLASFNATQSHRQPAEACGGKHGCAAPFVNLSEVLPKGNGSGSAGNGAPKPRVRARRGQATDPHSIAERLRREKISDRMKDLQELVPNSNKTNKASMLDEIIDYVKFLQLQVKVLSMSRLGAAEAVVPLLTETQTESPGLLLSPRSSSGERQAGAVTGGLPGDQPELLDGGAMFEQEVVKLMEDNMTAAMQYLQSKGLCLMPVALASAISAQKGTSSAAVRPEKKNGGDEEDVKGEFDAPRRPPVGRPKEMRSRV; encoded by the exons ATGGGCGGCTTCGCCTACCCCttcacgccgtcgccggcgtggtcgcgGGACGCCGTGTTCGCTGGCTCGCCGTGGGCCGCAGGCGGcgtctcctccctcgccgacgCTTTGGTGAGCTACGgtgccgtcgacgacgaggaggccgcgTTCCTCGGCAAGACCGCCGCGTCGTCTCCCAGTACGGCGAGGCtgcacgagcagcagcagctgctgctggaggCCGAGCTGCTGCGCCACGGCGACGGCCTCGGCTTCGCCgcgatggacgacgacggcggcgccgcgatgCTCGGCGCGCTGGAGCCGTGCGCCATGCCGCTCACCGACAGCGGCGGCCCCCCGGTCatctgcagcagcagctccaaCGACAGCAGCGGGAGCGAGCACTCCGCCGCCATGCCTGCAGGAGGCGGCTTCCTCGtcggagagcagcagcagcacgtgCCGCCGGCGGCCTACGCCGCGGGAGGTGTACTCCCGTCCATGGCCGCGGGAGAAGAAACGCCGCAGAGCTTCGGCTTTGGCAGCCTCTTCAATGGCGATCTCCTGCAGGAGGCGAACGTGAGCaagtatcatcatcatcagcagcagcaacagctggGCGTTGTGCCTTCGTCGCAGCCGCACCATCTGAAT GATGACATCGATTTCAACACTGGAAAATTGCTGTCTTTTGCTTCTGGACAGCAGCACGTTACCCCCAGCATTGACAGCCTGCAGATCGACCAGAAG GAATTCAGCAGTGGCCTGCACCACCTCAATCTCTCCTCGCTGATTTCTGGACCACTCGCATCATTCAATGCAACACAGAGCCATAGACAG CCTGCTGAAGCTTGCGGTGGCAAACATGGTTGCGCCGCTCCATTTGTGAACCTATCTGAGGTGCTACCAAAGGGCAATGGGAGTGGTAGTGCTGGGAATGGAGCACCCAAGCCTCGTGTCAGGGCTCGCCGAGGCCAGGCCACCGATCCCCACAGCATCGCAGAGAGG CTCCGGAGGGAGAAGATCTCTGACAGGATGAAGGATTTACAGGAGCTTGTCCCAAACTCAAACAAG ACTAACAAGGCATCCATGCTCGATGAGATCATCGACTATGTGAAATTTCTCCAATTACAAGTCAAG GTCCTTAGCATGAGCAGGCTTGGCGCGGCCGAAGCCGTTGTCCCTCTTCTGACAGAAACACAAACCGAG AGCCCCGGGCTTCTCCTGTCCCCAAGATCATCATCAGGAGAAAGGCAGGCAGGAGCAGTAACAGGAGGGCTCCCCGGCGATCAGCCGGAGCTCCTGGACGGCGGCGCCATGTTCGAGCAGGAGGTGGTGAAGCTGATGGAGGACAACATGACGGCGGCGATGCAGTACCTGCAGAGCAAGGGCCTCTGCCTGATGCCGGTGGCGCTAGCGTCGGCGATATCGGCACAGAAGGGGACGTCCTCGGCCGCGGTCCGACCGGAGAAGAagaacggcggcgacgaggaggacgtgAAGGGAGAGTTTGACGCACCGAGGAGGCCTCCTGTCGGCCGGCCGAAGGAGATGAGGTCCAGAGTCTAG